A single Brevundimonas sp. M20 DNA region contains:
- a CDS encoding homoserine dehydrogenase — MTAASLPLPRPVSGADLTAHVSDEPVALLQLDVSDTAEAASAVYREVRRGRRVVAVASGGVDASARLAEALDLIGVTTARPEPGQALLNAPVSIVAGPETAIAHPRTIPARPLRVALAGCGVVGGGVLARLSTDDRFEVVGVLVRDPKKPRDPAVPGALLLADPAALLAREPDVLVEAISDASTGLALIRAALSRGVDVVSANKQAVGGDPAALTALAEAHEARLLYSASVGGGSPLIETVRRARAHGPVVRIEAVLNGTCNFILNRLAAGVAFDEALIAARDAGFAEEDPTADLSGLDASAKLAILAHEALDGGISPERIARETLSADAALLPGRVRQLSRLDVRTDSAAVAFTAVDGDSLFADLPDEWNALRVTTGDGRVFTARGRGAGRIPTTESVWADLTDLLASPSQRNAADRGPGRRRKCASVQE; from the coding sequence ATGACCGCCGCTTCGTTGCCCCTGCCCCGTCCGGTCTCCGGCGCGGACCTGACCGCTCACGTCTCTGATGAGCCCGTCGCCCTGCTGCAACTGGATGTCTCCGACACGGCCGAGGCCGCCAGCGCGGTCTATCGCGAGGTCCGTCGCGGGCGTCGCGTGGTCGCCGTCGCCTCGGGCGGCGTCGACGCTTCGGCGAGACTGGCGGAGGCGCTGGACCTGATCGGCGTGACGACGGCGCGCCCGGAGCCGGGTCAGGCCCTGCTGAATGCGCCGGTTTCGATCGTCGCGGGTCCGGAGACCGCCATCGCTCATCCGCGCACGATACCCGCGCGTCCGCTGCGCGTGGCGCTGGCCGGATGCGGCGTGGTCGGCGGCGGCGTGCTGGCGCGCCTGTCGACAGACGACCGGTTCGAGGTGGTCGGCGTTCTGGTGCGTGATCCGAAAAAGCCCCGCGACCCGGCAGTTCCCGGGGCCCTTCTGCTGGCCGACCCCGCCGCCCTGCTGGCGCGCGAGCCGGATGTGCTGGTCGAGGCGATCTCCGACGCCTCGACGGGCCTTGCCCTAATCCGGGCGGCCCTGTCGCGCGGCGTCGATGTGGTCAGCGCCAACAAGCAGGCGGTGGGCGGTGATCCGGCGGCGCTGACCGCACTGGCCGAGGCGCACGAGGCGCGCCTGCTCTACTCCGCCAGCGTCGGCGGCGGCTCGCCCCTGATCGAAACGGTGCGCCGGGCCCGGGCGCATGGCCCGGTCGTGCGCATCGAGGCCGTTCTGAACGGCACCTGCAACTTCATCCTGAACCGACTGGCCGCGGGCGTGGCCTTCGACGAGGCCCTGATCGCCGCGCGCGATGCGGGCTTCGCCGAGGAAGACCCGACCGCGGACCTATCGGGCCTCGACGCCTCGGCCAAGCTGGCCATTCTGGCGCATGAGGCCCTGGACGGCGGGATCTCGCCCGAGCGTATCGCTCGCGAGACCCTGTCGGCGGACGCGGCGCTCCTCCCCGGTCGCGTCCGCCAGCTTTCCCGACTGGACGTGCGAACGGACAGCGCCGCCGTCGCCTTCACGGCGGTGGACGGCGACAGCCTGTTCGCCGACCTGCCGGACGAGTGGAACGCCCTGCGCGTGACCACCGGAGACGGTCGCGTCTTCACCGCGCGTGGACGCGGCGCCGGGCGCATTCCGACGACCGAAAGCGTCTGGGCCGACCTGACTGACCTGCTGGCCTCACCCAGTCAAAGAAACGCCGCCGACCGGGGGCCCGGTCGGCGGCGAAAGTGCGCTTCGGTTCAGGAGTGA